From Staphylococcus sp. M0911, a single genomic window includes:
- the secY2 gene encoding accessory Sec system protein translocase subunit SecY2, which produces MNIKNIKNIEYKILYKRILFTLMIIFIYILGSNIKIADMKSSAQHTNQFLDLAISNVGGDITTLNLFSLGLSPWLTTMIIMTLLTYRNMEKGQKQTRLERSYKERFFTILLALIRGYFILSEYINKGMIHHANFPLMLLILVAGTMLLVWLADQNTVYGIAGPTPIVLVSIIKSMFQNKHLQLLDAQTMVIGGVMILVVLILLLFIEMIEYRMIYRDIMNISTSKKDTYVSWKLNPAGSISIMFNFSLFFLLGVLIHLVGRWITGDTQYRPPFLELDNPIGVLIFIIMLIILNYYLSRVMLNTKRIAKDFQKSGNYFDGIYPGDDTRHYLDRRAKKISAIGALIIGFIISLPLISSIFISGIYDQISIFTQFIILIYITINITETIRTYLYFDKYKSFLNKYW; this is translated from the coding sequence ATGAATATTAAAAACATTAAAAATATCGAATATAAAATTTTATATAAACGTATTCTTTTCACTCTAATGATCATTTTCATATACATATTGGGTAGTAATATTAAAATTGCTGATATGAAATCATCAGCACAACATACGAATCAATTTCTTGATTTAGCTATTTCAAATGTCGGCGGAGATATTACAACACTCAACCTATTCTCATTGGGATTAAGTCCTTGGCTTACAACGATGATTATTATGACATTACTGACCTATCGAAATATGGAGAAAGGTCAAAAACAAACACGTCTAGAACGTAGCTATAAAGAACGTTTTTTCACTATTTTATTAGCATTAATTCGAGGGTATTTTATCTTAAGTGAGTACATTAATAAGGGTATGATTCATCACGCTAATTTCCCTTTAATGTTACTTATCTTAGTAGCCGGCACAATGTTACTCGTGTGGTTAGCTGATCAAAATACTGTTTATGGTATCGCAGGTCCAACGCCTATCGTATTAGTTAGTATCATCAAATCTATGTTTCAAAATAAACATCTTCAATTGTTGGATGCCCAAACGATGGTGATTGGTGGAGTTATGATATTAGTCGTGTTGATTCTTTTATTATTCATAGAAATGATTGAATATCGCATGATTTATAGAGATATTATGAATATCAGTACATCTAAAAAAGACACTTATGTATCTTGGAAATTAAACCCTGCTGGTAGTATTTCAATCATGTTTAACTTTTCACTGTTCTTCTTATTAGGTGTCTTAATACATTTAGTTGGAAGATGGATCACTGGAGATACTCAATATCGACCACCATTTTTAGAATTAGATAATCCGATTGGGGTATTGATATTCATCATCATGTTGATTATCTTAAACTATTATTTATCTCGAGTTATGTTGAATACAAAACGTATTGCTAAAGACTTTCAAAAGAGTGGGAATTATTTCGATGGCATTTATCCTGGCGATGATACAAGACATTATTTAGACCGTAGAGCTAAAAAAATTAGTGCAATCGGCGCCTTAATAATAGGTTTTATCATTAGCCTGCCGCTCATTAGTTCTATATTTATATCTGGTATTTACGATCAAATTTCAAT